The Pedobacter ginsengisoli region ACTTGGAGGGAAAGTATTTGTTTGAGCGTAAGACTCTAAACTTAAGCCAATTGCCAGAATGGCAAACAACTTGATTGCTGGGATTTTTGAGAACATAATGAGATAGTTAATTTAAGAGCGAAAGTAAGAATATTAATTGTCGATTTCCAATTTTTGTTTCAATAACAAAAGGTTATTGAGAAATCGGAGGTGAAGACGAAGGATCTAATGCCCTAAAATCCAACCTTAACACACATTTTTTACTTTTTTCATCTGTTGGATCAGCTTTAGGTGCCTTAACCTGTAAAGCGGAAATTTTGCCTATGCCATTTAAGCTCTCAAGGGTATCAACTAACTTAACTAATTGCACATAGTTACTGTAAAAATATAATGACTGGGTCATACCTGCACTGGTACTATCTGCTTCGGCCTGCAATTTATTTAACACAAAATCTACTCCAACATTTTGCCTGGCTGCAATGGCTGATGACTGAATCCACAACTTATCATTCCAGTCTTCAGTAACCTTGTAGCCCTTAAGTATTTTATCGAGCGCAGCTAATTTCCTCTGAACATAAGTAGGATTAAAAGAAATATCACTTCCCAGTTTTGATTCCTCACTAAGTTTATTATTCAGCTTAACAGCGTCAAAAGTTTTATTAAATGCCAGAAACCAACATAACAACAAGCCTATCCCAAATACCGGAAGTAACAGCTTGTTCTTTTGTATGTAACTAAACCTGTTGAGCATAATGTATATCAGTACTTTAATGATATTGTAAAAACCTGGGCCTGTTTCTGATCGTCAGCAGTATATTTCTCTAACTGAACATTTTTAACCCAGCCTTTTTGTTGCAGATTATAAATCCACTCATTTATAGCGTAAATACTGCTCGTTTGTCCTTTAATTATTAGATGACCAGTTTCTGGCTGCGTTTCTTTAACCACACCAGTGCTACCGCCCGACAAAGAGTTGATCAGCAACTCATCAAGCAATACTTCCTTTGGCACTGAGCTTCCAATCTGATCACATAAATAAGCATAGCTATACCCCTTATTCCAACCTAATTTCTTTACCAGATTTTCTTTCCCTTTTACTTCCTCCTCAAGCTTCTGCCTATTTTCGTAAATGTACGATTGCTGACCTGCCTTACTCATCAGTTCCTGGTTATTTGAGTTGTAAGCACTCAGCACTAAAAAATTAAGCATCAGCAATCCAAAGAAAAAGAAAAGTGCAGCAGCCCCATACTTCTTAAATTTCTGTTTCGCCATCAGCTCCGATAACTGCTCACTAATCTGTCCCGATGCAACTTCAATCAAATCAAGTTTATCATTCAGGATAAACTGAAATGCCGTTGCATAAGCCACCAAAAACTCCTCAGGCATTTTCTCTATATCAATCTTTAAGGGGAAGGTAGATTTTACATCTGCATCATACATATAAGAAGCCCAATCCTTTTCTGTATTTAAGGCAACCTGATGACCATCGAATTTTAAAACACCTTCGTATGAATTGATTTGAGGAATCACCTGATCCACCACAAAGGGTCCCAGACTTAACATAAACACATCCACTCCCTGCTTTTTAAAAGCTTCAATTACGGTATCCGCAATTTCTTTCCTTATAATAGCGATATAAGAATGTTCCCCTGCCGGAAAATGCTGTATATAAAATTCAGCCAGCTTAAAGGTTGGGAAAAGATGCTGTAAACTTCCTTCTGATATTATTTCTAACCGGTTCGTTTTCTTTATCAAAACCCCTTTACCTGTAATTGTAATGGCCAAAGGTTCAATCAGGTTATCAGAAACGATTTTAGAGGACGATCCTGAATATCTTTTTTTATCGCCTATCTGAATGAGTTTTTTATTCAGCGATAACTTAACCAACCTCACATCATAAGAGCCATCCTGTTTAAGATGCACCTCAGCTCCGGCACAAGCAGTTAAGTTATAGTTTAAACTCAATAAGGCAGCCATATTAGTAGATAATTGTAGGCTTAATAAAGACTATGGTTACCACCTTATTATTAGATTTGGTACGACTGCTAAACAGCCATTTTAATATTGGAATCCTTGACAAGAAAGGTACACCACTTCCACTTTCAGAGGTTTCAGTACGCTCCAATCCACCCAATACAATCATATCCTCGTTTTTAGCCCTTATGATGGATTCAAACTTACTGGTTGATGTTGGAGGCGGTGCATTTTCAGGCGGATCACCAATAAAGTCGGATATATCTACCTTAATATTTAAAGTCACCTGATCATCACCGGATACTATGGGTTTAATTTTCACCTCCAGGTTAGCCTCAACCGGCACAAATTGCTCTGTTATGGTGGTTTGCGTGGTAAGAGAAGGAATCACATTCTGCGTTTTGTTGCTATAATATCTCTTGCTTCCGATACTCAGATTGGCAATATGTCCGTTTAAAGTAGAAAGTTTAGGTACAGAGCGTACCTCCACATTACTATTGGTTTCCAAGGCACTTAACCTCACATAAAAATTAGGGGTTACACGCCCGATATTGACGGAATTGTTTCGCCCGAGCCGCCCCAGCAAGTCATTAATAGAATTGGCACCAAAAGTATAGTCGAGCCCAGGAAATACTGTCCCTCCCCGTTTCACACTGTCGGACACCCCAGCGGTAATGCCCGTCTTAACGCTTTTTCCTTTACGCACATCAATTAAAGTAACCTCAATTAAAACCATAGGAACCAGCTTATCCAGCTGTTTCACATAAGCTTCTATTTCTGCGATCTGCGGAGCAGAACCAGACAAGAGAATGGTATTCTGTTCCCTGAATTCTTTAATTTCAACCCCTCTTCTCCACTCTGTTGGAATCATATTTTGAATGGTATCAATAGAGCGGTTTTGCAGTTTTAGTAATTTATGAGAACGCAAACCTTCTACCCTTCTGTCACCTATCAGGTAAATCCCGTTCTCTACTTTGTAGGTATATTCTGTGCCCTGAAACACAGAAGTAAGCAGGTTATCGAAACTGATGTCGTTAACCCTTGATGAGATATTCCCGTTTATGTTAGAAAAAAGAAAATAACTGGCATTAATTTCCTGTGCAGCATTTTTTACCAGATCAATAATAGGCACATTAACCGCATCTACGCTGATCAATGGTTTGCCCTGCACAACTCTGTTCGACAATCTGAAATTGCCAGGAGCGGCGCCACCTCCCATATTCAATGGCTTTGGGTTTCTTCTTACGGCAGTGGTCTTATCGCTATTGATGTATAATTCTTCCCCTTCTGCCAATGCCTCAAACACATAAACATTATCGTTCGTTTTTACCATTTTCAAATCATTGGCAAAGGCGATCTTATTTAAAGCATCTTCAAAAGGCGCATCGGCCAGAAATACAGTAACCGTTTTATTTAAAAGCGCACTGGGAACAACCACATTTTTTTGGGAAACCATCGTAATTTTTTTGGCCACTTTTGATAAAGTATCGTTGTTCAACTCCACGCTCAAAGTATTGTTCTGCGCATTATAGCTAGCATTAATTTCCTTTACCGGGATTCTCTGTATAGGTTCCTGAACTTTTACCACAGACATGATTGAGCCTATCAGGTTAATATCCAATCCGTATTCTTTGGTAAGGAACACCAATACGTTTAATGCCGTTTCATTGGTAAAATTGTTAAAGACCTTGAAATTAAGATTGGGATCAATATTGATATTAAGATTGTTTGATTGTGCAAGAGCCCTTAAAAATTCCTGAGCAGACACATTTGATAGATTTATCTGAACTTTCTGATTTAGCCCCGGAACGGTAATGGCTAGGTTTCTTAACCGCTCCTCTACCCTCCTAACCCTTTCATCTGATTCCGAAATTTGTGCCGAGACAGTGTTTACCTGCACTAATAGCAGCAGGAAATAGATACTAATAATCTTTAGAGCGTTCATTAATTTGTAAATAGTAACGGGTATATTTCTTCAATCGTTGTATCACCTGAGGCGAATAATGCAAAAGCATTTTCGGCTAAAGTTCTAATTCCCCTGGCTTCCAACAGGGGGTTAATATACATATTGCCTTGCTTTATTTCAAAAGTTAATTCCTGATCGAGCGGAATAACCTCATAAACCGCCTTACGACCACTATAACCAGTGTAATAACAATGTTCACATCCTTTGGCTACGTAATGTTCCGATATTGGAGCAAATGGCTTAAACTGTTTTGGGTACGATGATGAAGGATCAAAATCGGCCTTTTCCTTGCATTTTTTGCAAAGCAACCTGACTAATCTTTGTGCCACTGAAGTATTTAAGGTATTGGCCACCAGAAAGGAGGGGATTCCCATATCCATTAAGCGGGATACCGTACCCCAAGCAGAATTGGTGTGTACTGTTGAGAGCACAAGGTGACCGGTTAAGGCGGCCCTTATTGCCATATTGGCCGTTTCCGGATCACGGATCTCCCCAACCATGATCACATCAGGATCCTGCCTTAGAAATGTTCTTAGCGCTGAGGCAAAGGTAAGACCTATGCTTTCTTTCAATTGTACCTGGTTAATACCCGCAAGAGTATACTCAATCGGGTCTTCTATGGTTAGGATGTTCCTTGTTTCTTTGTTGAGGTATTTAAGCGTAGCATACAAGGTTGTTGTTTTACCGGAACCTGTAGGCCCGCTTATTAAAATAATACCATTTGGTCTTTTAACTCCCTGCAGGTAATTGGCAAGATCGAAATCTGAGAAGCCAACATGGTTAAGGTCAATATTTGCAGCGTTGTTATTTAACAAACGAAGCACAACCTTTTCACCATGCAGGGTTGGCAATACCGAAACCCGTATATCAAATTGCTCTTCACCACTTTTAAAGTTGATCCGGCCATCCTGCGGAAGCCGCTTTTCTGCAATGTCGAGATTTGCCATGATCTTGATCTTATTGATGAGTGCCGGATATTCAGTTCTTTTTAAAACATAACGTTCAACCATCATCCCGTCGATACGGATACGTACCCTACACTTTTCTTCATAGATCTCGATGTGGATATCACTGCTTTTTAAGTTTCTCGCTCCCCGGATCAGGTCATTTAAAAAACCTTCCCCTTCGATGGCAGAGGTCATTTTTTGAAACTGATTTTGTCCGTTTTCTTTGAGGTAATGCTTGTTTAGCAACATGCTAATTGTTGCGGCAGGCTGCGCCTCAAGTGTAATATTTTTACCAAGCACAATTTCCAGTTCATCAGTAAGTTGGGAATGATCTGCTTCTTCATCACATAGCAAAACAAGACCATTCGGGACACTGTCTTTCGGTAATATGCGATAGTGCCATGCCTGTTCCTTGCTTACAGAGTGAATAAAAGCTGGATTGAAGTCGTGGTTTTGAGCGCTCATTAATTAATACTTTTAATTGATCAGGAAATATAACCAGTTGTCGCTGTAAAGCTCCAGACTTGAAATTATATAATCCATTATCATTGCAATTCCCAGCAATGCAGCCTGCAAACCTGCCAGGGGGATATGCTTATTATTTGTTATTATTTTTGCTGTTGCTAAAGCATATAGCAGAACTAATATAAGACTTACGATATAAAATAGCACATAATTTACCGGAGATAAGTAGAATGGAATTGCAATTAAAAAAAGTACA contains the following coding sequences:
- a CDS encoding type II secretion system protein GspD, translating into MNALKIISIYFLLLLVQVNTVSAQISESDERVRRVEERLRNLAITVPGLNQKVQINLSNVSAQEFLRALAQSNNLNINIDPNLNFKVFNNFTNETALNVLVFLTKEYGLDINLIGSIMSVVKVQEPIQRIPVKEINASYNAQNNTLSVELNNDTLSKVAKKITMVSQKNVVVPSALLNKTVTVFLADAPFEDALNKIAFANDLKMVKTNDNVYVFEALAEGEELYINSDKTTAVRRNPKPLNMGGGAAPGNFRLSNRVVQGKPLISVDAVNVPIIDLVKNAAQEINASYFLFSNINGNISSRVNDISFDNLLTSVFQGTEYTYKVENGIYLIGDRRVEGLRSHKLLKLQNRSIDTIQNMIPTEWRRGVEIKEFREQNTILLSGSAPQIAEIEAYVKQLDKLVPMVLIEVTLIDVRKGKSVKTGITAGVSDSVKRGGTVFPGLDYTFGANSINDLLGRLGRNNSVNIGRVTPNFYVRLSALETNSNVEVRSVPKLSTLNGHIANLSIGSKRYYSNKTQNVIPSLTTQTTITEQFVPVEANLEVKIKPIVSGDDQVTLNIKVDISDFIGDPPENAPPPTSTSKFESIIRAKNEDMIVLGGLERTETSESGSGVPFLSRIPILKWLFSSRTKSNNKVVTIVFIKPTIIY
- a CDS encoding GspE/PulE family protein, yielding MSAQNHDFNPAFIHSVSKEQAWHYRILPKDSVPNGLVLLCDEEADHSQLTDELEIVLGKNITLEAQPAATISMLLNKHYLKENGQNQFQKMTSAIEGEGFLNDLIRGARNLKSSDIHIEIYEEKCRVRIRIDGMMVERYVLKRTEYPALINKIKIMANLDIAEKRLPQDGRINFKSGEEQFDIRVSVLPTLHGEKVVLRLLNNNAANIDLNHVGFSDFDLANYLQGVKRPNGIILISGPTGSGKTTTLYATLKYLNKETRNILTIEDPIEYTLAGINQVQLKESIGLTFASALRTFLRQDPDVIMVGEIRDPETANMAIRAALTGHLVLSTVHTNSAWGTVSRLMDMGIPSFLVANTLNTSVAQRLVRLLCKKCKEKADFDPSSSYPKQFKPFAPISEHYVAKGCEHCYYTGYSGRKAVYEVIPLDQELTFEIKQGNMYINPLLEARGIRTLAENAFALFASGDTTIEEIYPLLFTN
- a CDS encoding PilN domain-containing protein, whose protein sequence is MAALLSLNYNLTACAGAEVHLKQDGSYDVRLVKLSLNKKLIQIGDKKRYSGSSSKIVSDNLIEPLAITITGKGVLIKKTNRLEIISEGSLQHLFPTFKLAEFYIQHFPAGEHSYIAIIRKEIADTVIEAFKKQGVDVFMLSLGPFVVDQVIPQINSYEGVLKFDGHQVALNTEKDWASYMYDADVKSTFPLKIDIEKMPEEFLVAYATAFQFILNDKLDLIEVASGQISEQLSELMAKQKFKKYGAAALFFFFGLLMLNFLVLSAYNSNNQELMSKAGQQSYIYENRQKLEEEVKGKENLVKKLGWNKGYSYAYLCDQIGSSVPKEVLLDELLINSLSGGSTGVVKETQPETGHLIIKGQTSSIYAINEWIYNLQQKGWVKNVQLEKYTADDQKQAQVFTISLKY